In the Sinomonas cyclohexanicum genome, TCGGCTCCCCGGACGAGGGAACCCAGTACCCGGAACGCGACAAGACTGGCCGGAAGGTTCCTCATGTCCTGGGTCGTCCTCATCGCGTCCGGCGCCCTCGAGGCCGTCTGGGCGGCCGCGCTCGAGCGCTCACACGGCTTCCGCCGCCCCCTCCCCACCCTCGTGTTCCTGCTCGCGCTCGGCGCCAGCATGGGCGGGCTCTCGTGGGCGCTCACCGAGATCCCCGTCGGCACCGGCTACGCCGTGTGGGTCGGCGTGGGCGTGGTGCTGACGGCGGTGTACGCCATGGTGCGCAAGCTTGAGCGCACGACGGCGGCGCGCGTACTCCTGCTGCTCGGCATCG is a window encoding:
- a CDS encoding DMT family transporter; this encodes MSWVVLIASGALEAVWAAALERSHGFRRPLPTLVFLLALGASMGGLSWALTEIPVGTGYAVWVGVGVVLTAVYAMVRKLERTTAARVLLLLGIAGCVAGLKAVA